From the genome of Chelonia mydas isolate rCheMyd1 chromosome 2, rCheMyd1.pri.v2, whole genome shotgun sequence, one region includes:
- the TPMT gene encoding thiopurine S-methyltransferase isoform X2, producing the protein MDSFTDVPRIKESSDIGQQQCRVVTEEEWLQKWQMRNIGFHKEQVHWILRKYLDVLLNGRSGLRIFFPLCGKAVEMKWLADMGHCVVGVELSECALKEFFTEHNLSYSEEPVPGISGAKVFKSTSGNISLYCCSIYDLSSTIAGRFDGIWDRGSLVAINPCDRERYANLMLSLMEGSCCYLLVSVLYDPNKHKGPPFYVPDSEIKSLFGKVCEIKCLEKVDDFSDQHKAWGLDYFLEVTYLLTLKSVP; encoded by the exons ATGGACAGTTTTACAGATGTACCAAGAATAAAAGAAAGCTCTGATATTGGGCAACAACAATGCAGAGTGGTGACTGAAGAGGAATGGCTGCAGAAATGGCAAATGAGAAACATTGGATTTCATAAGGAACAAGTACATTG gaTTTTAAGGAAGTATCTGGATGTTCTTCTTAATGGCAGGAGTGGACTCAGGATATTTTTTCCACTTTGTGGCAAAGCAGTAGAAATGAAATG GTTAGCTGACATGGGACACTGTGTAGTTGGTGTGGAACTCAGCGAATGTGCACTGAAGGAATTTTTCACAGAACACAATCTTTCTTATTCTGAAGAACCAGTCCCAGGGATTTCTGGAGCCAAAGTTTTTAAG AGTACCTCTGGGAACATTTCTCTGTATTGCTGCAGTATCTATGATTTGTCCAG CACAATTGCTGGCAGGTTTGATGGGATTTGGGACAGAGGATCTCTAGTAGCCATTAACCCATGTGATAGAGAACG ctatgCCAATTTGATGTTGTCTCTAATGGAGGGAAGCTGTTGTTATCTCTTGGTTAGCGTTTTATATGATCCAAATAAACATAAAG GTCCACCATTTTATGTTCCTGATTCTGAAATTAAAAGTTTATTTG GAAAAGTCTGTGAAATTAAGTGTCTTGAGAAGGTCGATGACTTCTCGGACCAGCACAAAGCCTGGGGACTAGATTATTTTCTGGAGGTAACATATCTGCTTACCTTAAAGTCTGTTCCTTGA
- the TPMT gene encoding thiopurine S-methyltransferase isoform X1 — protein sequence MDSFTDVPRIKESSDIGQQQCRVVTEEEWLQKWQMRNIGFHKEQVHWILRKYLDVLLNGRSGLRIFFPLCGKAVEMKWLADMGHCVVGVELSECALKEFFTEHNLSYSEEPVPGISGAKVFKSTSGNISLYCCSIYDLSSTIAGRFDGIWDRGSLVAINPCDRERYANLMLSLMEGSCCYLLVSVLYDPNKHKGPPFYVPDSEIKSLFGLLISGENITSLKGKVCEIKCLEKVDDFSDQHKAWGLDYFLEVTYLLTLKSVP from the exons ATGGACAGTTTTACAGATGTACCAAGAATAAAAGAAAGCTCTGATATTGGGCAACAACAATGCAGAGTGGTGACTGAAGAGGAATGGCTGCAGAAATGGCAAATGAGAAACATTGGATTTCATAAGGAACAAGTACATTG gaTTTTAAGGAAGTATCTGGATGTTCTTCTTAATGGCAGGAGTGGACTCAGGATATTTTTTCCACTTTGTGGCAAAGCAGTAGAAATGAAATG GTTAGCTGACATGGGACACTGTGTAGTTGGTGTGGAACTCAGCGAATGTGCACTGAAGGAATTTTTCACAGAACACAATCTTTCTTATTCTGAAGAACCAGTCCCAGGGATTTCTGGAGCCAAAGTTTTTAAG AGTACCTCTGGGAACATTTCTCTGTATTGCTGCAGTATCTATGATTTGTCCAG CACAATTGCTGGCAGGTTTGATGGGATTTGGGACAGAGGATCTCTAGTAGCCATTAACCCATGTGATAGAGAACG ctatgCCAATTTGATGTTGTCTCTAATGGAGGGAAGCTGTTGTTATCTCTTGGTTAGCGTTTTATATGATCCAAATAAACATAAAG GTCCACCATTTTATGTTCCTGATTCTGAAATTAAAAGTTTATTTG GGTTATTGATATCAGGGGAAAACATCACTTCCCTAAAAG GAAAAGTCTGTGAAATTAAGTGTCTTGAGAAGGTCGATGACTTCTCGGACCAGCACAAAGCCTGGGGACTAGATTATTTTCTGGAGGTAACATATCTGCTTACCTTAAAGTCTGTTCCTTGA
- the NHLRC1 gene encoding E3 ubiquitin-protein ligase NHLRC1, whose protein sequence is MSATAPDRMQIMTELVKETEVSLLECKVCFEKYSQKKKHRPRNLPCGHVMCLECVFSLAHPRNFRLECPFCRRACKSSETSDCLPLLHLIEILSPATNISLASRTTTGTGNEAAVSAPLGLTFNFSFGGWGTLIDPTGIAMCRGSDCVVVAHDGKKRIKLFGLSGSCIQQFGERGDAGNDIKYPLDVTVTLDGHVVVTDSGDRSVKVFDFNGIGKLVIRESFCLPWGLDTTPENDIILSDPEAGALSRLTANFKKGELKKVQKIQSHLCNPREVAVSQTSGIIAVIEHLIAKGPNYSSTRVKIFSADMKLIGQMDSFGLNLVFPSKIYATAVAFDREGHIIVADAYNQVVLCLGKPEEFPVLRPIITQGLSYPVALTYTASNALIVLDSGDHSVKVYTAS, encoded by the coding sequence ATGTCTGCCACGGCCCCTGATAGAATGCAGATTATGACCGAACTGGTGAAGGAAACTGAGGTCAGTCTACTTGAATGCAAAGTGTGTTTTGAAAAATATAGCCAGAAGAAGAAACACAGGCCGAGGAACTTGCCCTGTGGACATGTTATGTGCTTGGAGTGTGTATTCTCTCTAGCACACCCAAGGAATTTTAGGTTGGAGTGCCCTTTCTGTCGAAGAGCTTGCAAATCCTCAGAGACAAGTGACTGCTTACCATTGCTGCACCTGATAGAGATCTTAAGCCCTGCAACTAATATTTCTTTAGCTTCAAGAACAACAACTGGGACTGGCAATGAAGCAGCTGTATCAGCACCTCTAGGCTTAACGTTCAACTTTTCTTTCGGAGGCTGGGGGACGCTGATCGATCCGACTGGGATTGCAATGTGTCGAGGGTCTGACTGTGTAGTAGTGGCACACGATGGCAAGAAAAGGATTAAGCTGTTTGGCTTGAGTGGAAGCTGTATACAACAGTTTGGGGAAAGAGGAGATGCAGGAAATGATATTAAATACCCACTTGACGTGACAGTCACATTGGATGGCCACGTGGTTGTCACGGACAGCGGCGATCGCTCTGTGAAAGTGTTTGATTTTAACGGAATAGGCAAGCTAGTTATCAGGGAATCCTTTTGTTTACCATGGGGTTTGGATACCACCCCAGAGAATGACATTATCCTGTCTGATCCAGAGGCAGGTGCTCTTTCTCGCTTGacagccaattttaaaaaaggagaactAAAGAAGGTTCAGAAGATCCAGTCTCACTTATGCAACCCAAGAGAGGTGGCAGTTTCTCAGACTTCTGGTATTATCGCTGTAATAGAGCACCTGATAGCTAAGGGACCAAACTACAGCAGCACAAGAGTGAAGATATTCAGTGCTGACATGAAACTCATTGGCCAGATGGATAGCTTTGGTCTAAACCTAGTGTTTCCCTCCAAAATATATGCCACTGCTGTGGCCTTCGACAGAGAGGGACACATAATAGTAGCAGATGCCTATAACCAAGTTGTATTGTGCTTAGGAAAACCTGAGGAATTTCCTGTCTTAAGGCCCATAATTACCCAAGGGCTTTCTTATCCTGTGGCATTGACTTACACAGCAAGCAATGCTCTGATTGTCTTAGACAGTGGTGATCATTCAGTTAAAGTATATACTGCTAGCTGA